A region from the Chlamydiales bacterium genome encodes:
- a CDS encoding enoyl-[acyl-carrier-protein] reductase: MLMKNLKGKKAFIAGIGDDQGYGWAIAKELAEQGAEIIIGTWTPLLRIFTTAWSQGKFDESRMLSSGKMMEYSKLYALDAAFDKPEDVPQDIRENKRYQDASNYTISEVAAAVAKDFGKIDILVHALANAPEVKKPLMETSRAGYLSAMSSSSYSFVSLVAHFGPHMAEGGSALSLTYIASERVVPGYGGGMSSAKAALESDTRVLAWEAGRKWNLRVNTISAGPLRSRAAKAIGFIEKMIDYSRANAPLVKEMLAEEVGASAAFLVSPAASAITGVTLYVDNGMHAMGISVDSPTLL, translated from the coding sequence GTGCTTATGAAAAACCTAAAGGGCAAAAAGGCTTTTATCGCAGGAATCGGTGACGACCAGGGATATGGCTGGGCCATCGCTAAAGAGCTAGCAGAGCAGGGCGCTGAGATCATCATCGGCACATGGACTCCCCTCCTAAGAATTTTTACCACAGCTTGGTCTCAAGGCAAATTCGACGAATCGCGCATGCTATCAAGCGGGAAGATGATGGAGTATTCTAAGCTCTACGCTCTCGATGCCGCATTTGACAAGCCTGAAGACGTTCCTCAAGATATCCGTGAAAACAAGCGCTATCAGGACGCCTCAAACTACACGATCTCAGAAGTGGCTGCAGCTGTAGCAAAAGACTTCGGCAAGATCGATATTCTCGTTCACGCTCTTGCGAACGCACCAGAAGTAAAGAAGCCCCTCATGGAGACCTCTAGAGCGGGCTACCTCTCTGCAATGAGCTCCTCATCCTACTCTTTTGTTAGCCTCGTGGCCCACTTCGGTCCCCACATGGCTGAAGGCGGCTCTGCACTTTCACTCACCTACATCGCCTCTGAGCGCGTCGTGCCTGGATATGGCGGCGGCATGAGCTCGGCAAAAGCTGCTCTTGAGAGCGACACACGCGTGCTCGCGTGGGAAGCTGGCCGCAAGTGGAACCTCCGAGTTAATACAATCTCCGCAGGACCTCTGCGCAGCCGCGCTGCAAAAGCGATCGGCTTCATTGAAAAGATGATCGACTATTCGCGCGCGAACGCTCCTCTTGTAAAAGAGATGCTCGCCGAAGAGGTCGGTGCGAGTGCTGCATTCCTAGTCTCCCCTGCTGCGTCTGCAATCACCGGTGTAACACTCTACGTGGATAACGGAATGCACGCGATGGGCATCTCCGTCGACAGCCCCACCCTCCTCTAA